A portion of the Mycobacterium paraseoulense genome contains these proteins:
- the narJ gene encoding nitrate reductase molybdenum cofactor assembly chaperone → MRLLAGRRGRADILQDRLVWQAASLLLAYPDDELPGRLDTVEELLSHIGGPAAALLAQTLAALRAREPMAAAMDYVATFDMRRHCTMYLTYWTAGDTRNRGREMVEFAATYRESGVQPPHAEAPDHLPVVLEFAATVDPGAGRRLLAEHRVPIDVLRGALADAKSPYEPTVAAVCATLPAATDQDVRRAQRLAKAGPPAEAVGLQPFNLTVPPRREGAPGV, encoded by the coding sequence ATGAGGCTGCTGGCCGGGCGCCGGGGACGCGCCGACATCCTGCAGGACCGGCTGGTGTGGCAGGCCGCATCGCTGCTGCTGGCCTACCCGGACGACGAGTTGCCGGGTCGGCTGGACACCGTCGAGGAGCTGCTCAGCCACATCGGCGGGCCCGCGGCGGCGCTGCTCGCGCAGACGCTGGCCGCGCTGCGCGCTCGCGAACCCATGGCCGCCGCGATGGACTACGTCGCCACGTTCGACATGCGGCGCCACTGCACGATGTACCTGACGTACTGGACCGCCGGCGACACCCGCAACCGCGGCCGGGAGATGGTGGAGTTCGCCGCCACCTACCGGGAATCGGGGGTGCAGCCCCCGCACGCCGAGGCGCCCGACCACCTGCCCGTCGTGCTGGAATTCGCCGCCACCGTCGATCCCGGGGCCGGGCGGCGGCTGCTGGCCGAGCACCGCGTCCCGATCGACGTGTTGCGGGGCGCGCTCGCCGACGCGAAGTCGCCCTACGAGCCCACCGTGGCGGCGGTGTGCGCGACGCTGCCGGCCGCGACCGATCAGGACGTGCGCCGCGCGCAGCGCCTGGCCAAGGCCGGGCCGCCCGCGGAAGCCGTTGGGCTGCAACCCTTCAACTTGACCGTGCCGCCCCGACGCGAAGGAGCGCCAGGTGTTTAG
- a CDS encoding TetR/AcrR family transcriptional regulator, whose amino-acid sequence MPQLTQTAPAGGRSRRRGEVLERALYEATLAELAEVGYGGLTMEGIAARAHTGKAALYRRWTTKCELVHAALVHTLPPVPEARPGRSARENLLTVFTAHRDVCAGKTAFPGMATVNQLLHEPEMRAIFADAVVAPRLQIVESILQAAVAEGDLDPEMITPLTARIGPALINQHFLLTGSPPNRRELALIVDAVIPPRKARAASD is encoded by the coding sequence ATGCCGCAGCTAACCCAGACCGCCCCGGCCGGCGGCCGGAGCCGCCGTCGGGGCGAGGTCCTCGAACGGGCGCTCTACGAGGCCACTCTGGCCGAACTGGCCGAGGTCGGCTACGGCGGTCTGACGATGGAGGGGATCGCGGCGCGCGCCCACACCGGCAAGGCGGCCCTGTACCGGCGCTGGACCACCAAGTGCGAGCTGGTGCATGCCGCCCTGGTCCACACCCTGCCGCCCGTGCCCGAGGCCCGGCCCGGCCGCTCGGCCCGGGAGAACCTGCTGACGGTGTTCACCGCCCACCGCGACGTCTGCGCCGGGAAGACCGCTTTCCCGGGCATGGCCACCGTCAACCAGCTCCTGCACGAACCGGAGATGCGCGCCATCTTCGCCGACGCCGTGGTGGCCCCGCGCCTGCAGATCGTCGAATCGATCCTGCAGGCCGCCGTGGCGGAGGGTGACCTCGATCCGGAGATGATCACCCCGCTGACCGCACGCATCGGCCCGGCCTTGATCAACCAGCATTTCCTGCTGACCGGATCGCCGCCGAACCGCCGGGAGCTGGCGCTCATCGTCGACGCGGTGATACCGCCGCGCAAGGCGCGGGCGGCCTCCGACTAG
- the typA gene encoding translational GTPase TypA, which yields MPFRNVAIVAHVDHGKTTLVDAMLRQSGALHHRGDDTQERIMDSGDLEKEKGITILAKNTAVHRHNPDGTVTVINVIDTPGHADFGGEVERGLSMVDGVLLLVDASEGPLPQTRFVLRKALTAHLPVILVVNKTDRPDARIAEVVDASHDLLLDVASDLDDEAAKAAEHALGLPTLYASGRAGVASTTQPANGEIPDGDNLDPLFDVLMEHIPAPAGDPEAPLQALVTNLDASAFLGRLALIRIYNGKLRKGQQVAWMREVDGLPVITSAKITELLATEGVERSPTEEAIAGDIVAVAGLPEIMIGDTLADPDHAHALPRITVDEPAISVTIGTNTSPLAGKVSGHKLTARMVRGRLDQELVGNVSIRVVDIGRPDAWEVQGRGELALAVLVEQMRREGFELTVGKPQVVTRTIDGRLHEPFEAMTIDCPEEFVGAITQLMAARKGRMEEMTNHAAGWVRMDFIVPSRGLIGFRTDFLTITRGTGIANAVFDGYRPWAGEIRARHTGSLVSDRAGTITPFALIQLADRGQFFVEPGQDTYEGMVVGINPRAEDLDINVTREKKLTNMRSSTADVIETLAKPLELDLEQAMEFCAQDECVEVTPEIVRVRKVELDATTRARSRSRAKARG from the coding sequence GTGCCATTCCGTAACGTCGCCATCGTCGCCCACGTCGACCACGGCAAAACGACCCTGGTGGACGCGATGCTGCGGCAGTCCGGGGCGCTGCACCACCGCGGTGACGACACCCAGGAACGCATCATGGACAGCGGTGACCTCGAGAAGGAAAAGGGCATCACCATCCTGGCCAAGAACACCGCCGTGCATCGCCACAACCCGGACGGAACGGTCACGGTCATCAACGTGATCGACACCCCGGGCCACGCCGACTTCGGCGGTGAGGTGGAGCGCGGGCTGTCGATGGTGGACGGGGTGCTGCTGCTGGTCGACGCGTCCGAGGGGCCGCTGCCCCAGACGCGGTTCGTGCTGCGCAAGGCGCTTACCGCGCACCTGCCGGTGATCCTCGTCGTCAACAAGACCGACCGGCCCGACGCGCGCATCGCCGAGGTGGTGGACGCGAGCCACGACCTGCTGCTGGACGTCGCATCGGACCTCGACGACGAGGCGGCCAAGGCCGCCGAGCACGCGCTGGGCCTGCCGACGCTCTACGCGTCCGGGCGGGCCGGCGTGGCCAGCACCACCCAGCCGGCCAACGGCGAGATTCCCGACGGCGACAACCTCGACCCCTTGTTCGACGTCCTGATGGAGCACATCCCCGCGCCGGCAGGGGATCCCGAGGCGCCGCTGCAGGCGCTGGTGACCAACCTCGACGCGTCGGCCTTCCTCGGAAGGCTCGCCCTGATCCGCATCTACAACGGCAAACTGCGCAAGGGCCAGCAGGTCGCCTGGATGCGCGAGGTCGACGGGCTGCCCGTCATCACCAGCGCCAAGATCACCGAGCTGCTCGCGACCGAGGGCGTCGAGCGCAGCCCCACCGAGGAGGCGATCGCCGGTGACATCGTGGCGGTGGCCGGCCTGCCCGAGATCATGATCGGTGACACGCTGGCCGACCCCGACCACGCCCACGCGCTGCCGCGGATCACCGTCGACGAGCCGGCGATCTCGGTGACGATCGGCACCAACACCTCGCCGCTGGCCGGGAAGGTGTCGGGCCACAAGCTGACCGCGCGCATGGTCCGCGGCCGGCTCGACCAAGAGCTGGTCGGCAACGTGTCGATCCGGGTCGTGGACATCGGCCGGCCCGACGCGTGGGAAGTGCAGGGCCGCGGCGAGCTCGCGCTGGCGGTGCTGGTCGAGCAGATGCGCCGGGAGGGCTTCGAGCTCACGGTCGGCAAGCCGCAGGTGGTGACCCGCACGATCGACGGCAGGCTGCACGAGCCCTTCGAGGCGATGACGATCGACTGCCCAGAAGAGTTCGTCGGCGCGATCACCCAGCTGATGGCGGCCCGCAAGGGCCGCATGGAGGAGATGACCAACCACGCGGCCGGCTGGGTCCGGATGGATTTCATCGTCCCCAGCCGCGGCCTGATCGGCTTCCGCACCGATTTCCTGACGATCACCCGGGGCACCGGCATCGCCAACGCCGTGTTCGACGGCTACCGGCCGTGGGCCGGGGAGATCCGGGCCCGCCACACCGGGTCGCTGGTCTCCGACCGCGCCGGCACCATCACGCCGTTCGCCCTGATTCAGCTCGCCGACCGTGGCCAGTTCTTCGTCGAGCCCGGCCAGGACACCTATGAGGGCATGGTCGTCGGAATCAACCCGCGCGCCGAGGATCTCGACATCAACGTCACCCGGGAGAAGAAGCTCACCAACATGAGGTCGTCGACCGCGGACGTCATCGAGACCCTGGCCAAGCCGCTCGAGCTCGACCTGGAACAGGCCATGGAGTTCTGCGCGCAGGACGAGTGCGTGGAGGTGACCCCGGAAATCGTCCGGGTGCGCAAGGTCGAGTTGGACGCCACGACCCGGGCGCGCAGCCGGTCGCGCGCCAAGGCACGGGGTTAG
- the narI gene encoding respiratory nitrate reductase subunit gamma, producing MFSNVLFWDIAPYVTLTVLIVGTWWRYRYDKFGWTSRSSQIYESRLLRIASPMFHFGILAVFAGHVMGLFIPPRVTHLLKVSDHAYHLQAVIAGSVAGIATLAGIGLLIYRRFTRPAVSMATTRGDKVMYVVLVLAIVVGLYCDLIGTGPHGGEFHYRYTVGLWFRRIWIFQPHGEVMINAPLDYQLHALIGMVLFTLLPFTRLVHMLSAPVAYLFRPYIVYRSRDEATKGELVGTAPRRRGW from the coding sequence GTGTTTAGCAACGTGTTGTTCTGGGACATCGCGCCCTACGTCACGCTGACGGTGTTGATCGTCGGCACCTGGTGGCGCTACCGCTACGACAAGTTCGGCTGGACCTCCCGCTCCTCGCAGATCTACGAGTCGCGGCTGCTGCGGATCGCCAGCCCGATGTTTCACTTCGGCATCCTGGCGGTCTTCGCCGGGCACGTGATGGGGCTGTTCATCCCGCCGCGGGTGACGCACCTGCTCAAGGTGAGCGACCACGCCTATCATCTGCAGGCGGTCATCGCCGGGTCGGTGGCGGGGATTGCCACCCTGGCCGGCATCGGGTTGCTGATCTACCGGCGGTTCACCCGCCCGGCGGTGTCCATGGCCACCACCCGCGGCGACAAGGTGATGTACGTGGTGCTGGTGCTGGCCATCGTGGTGGGCCTGTACTGCGACCTGATCGGCACCGGCCCGCACGGCGGCGAGTTCCACTACCGCTACACGGTCGGCCTGTGGTTCCGCCGGATCTGGATCTTCCAGCCACACGGCGAGGTGATGATCAACGCGCCGCTGGACTACCAGCTGCACGCCCTGATCGGCATGGTGCTGTTCACCCTGTTGCCGTTCACCCGGCTGGTGCACATGTTGAGCGCGCCGGTCGCCTACCTGTTCCGGCCCTACATCGTCTACCGCAGCCGCGACGAGGCGACCAAGGGCGAATTGGTCGGCACGGCGCCCCGCCGCAGGGGCTGGTAG
- the mshB gene encoding N-acetyl-1-D-myo-inositol-2-amino-2-deoxy-alpha-D-glucopyranoside deacetylase, producing MPETPRLLFVHAHPDDESLSNGATIAHYTARGADVRVVTCTLGEEGEVIGDRWAELAVDRADQLGGYRIGELTDALRALGVGAPHYLGGAGRWRDSGMEGTPGRRRRRFIDADEREAVGELVAVIREHRPHVVVTYDPGGGYGHPDHVHTHTVTTGAVAAAGSGDFPGEPWTVPKFYWSVFATSAFMAGLHALTGEDLLPGWTIPPEEEFGFGYVDADIDAVIEPAPEAWAAKRAALAAHATQVVVGPTGRACALSNNMALPILAEEHYVLAAGAAGERDGRGWETDLLAGLDFTPVVTR from the coding sequence ATGCCCGAGACGCCACGGCTGCTGTTCGTCCACGCGCATCCGGACGACGAGAGCCTCAGCAACGGCGCCACCATCGCCCACTACACCGCCCGCGGGGCGGACGTCCGCGTCGTCACCTGCACGCTCGGCGAGGAGGGCGAGGTGATCGGCGATCGCTGGGCGGAGCTGGCCGTCGATCGCGCGGATCAGTTGGGGGGCTACCGCATCGGCGAGCTCACCGACGCGCTGCGTGCGCTGGGCGTCGGCGCACCCCATTACCTGGGCGGCGCGGGGCGCTGGCGCGACTCGGGCATGGAGGGCACGCCCGGGCGGCGGCGCCGTCGGTTCATCGACGCCGACGAGCGCGAGGCCGTCGGCGAGCTGGTCGCCGTCATTCGCGAGCACCGCCCGCACGTCGTCGTGACCTACGACCCCGGCGGCGGCTACGGCCACCCCGACCACGTGCACACCCACACCGTCACGACGGGCGCCGTGGCCGCCGCCGGCTCCGGCGACTTTCCCGGCGAGCCGTGGACCGTGCCGAAGTTCTACTGGTCGGTGTTCGCGACGAGCGCCTTCATGGCGGGGCTGCACGCCCTGACCGGCGAGGATCTGCTGCCCGGGTGGACCATCCCGCCGGAGGAGGAGTTCGGCTTCGGGTACGTGGACGCCGACATCGACGCCGTCATCGAGCCGGCCCCCGAGGCGTGGGCGGCGAAGAGGGCGGCGCTGGCCGCCCACGCCACGCAAGTGGTCGTCGGGCCCACCGGCCGGGCCTGTGCCCTGTCGAACAATATGGCGCTGCCGATCCTGGCGGAGGAGCACTACGTGCTGGCCGCCGGCGCAGCGGGGGAGCGCGACGGGCGGGGCTGGGAAACAGATTTGCTTGCCGGGCTTGATTTCACCCCGGTCGTCACGCGGTAG
- a CDS encoding bifunctional FO biosynthesis protein CofGH yields the protein MLGHADEIRSWGSYTKVPLTPGEEPTALPNPVVLPKTSASALRRVLRRARDGVALNVDEAAVAMTARGEDLADLCASAARVRDAGLVSAGRRGPGGGLPITYSRKVFIPVTHLCRDTCHYCTFVTVPGKLRAQGSGMYLEPDEILDIARRGAEFGCKEALFTLGDRPEDRWPEAGQWLGERGYDSTLSYVRAMAIRVLEETGLLPHLNPGVMSWSEMARLKPVAPSMGMMLETTSRRLFETKGLAHYGSPDKDPAVRLRTLTDAGRLSIPFTTGLLVGIGETLTERAETLHAIRKSHKEFGHVQEVIVQNFRAKEHTAMAAVPDAGIEDYLATVAVARLVLGPGMRIQAPPNLVSGDECLALVGAGVDDWGGVSPLTPDHVNPERPWPALDELAELTARAGYELVQRLTAQPKYVQAGAAWIDPRVRGHVLALADPATGLARDVNPVGLPWQEPDDVASAGRIDLNAAIDTEGRATEARSDLDSAFGDWESIRAHVHELTARAPERIDTDVLAALRAAERDPAGCTDGEYLALATADGPALEAVAALADSLRRDVVGDDVTFVVNRNINFTNICYTGCRFCAFAQRKGDADAYSLSTGEVADRAWEAHVEGATEVCMQGGIDPELPVTGYADLVRAVKARVPSMHVHAFSPMEIANGVTKSGLSVREWLISLREAGLDTIPGTAAEILDDEVRWVLTKGKLPTSEWIDIVTTAHEVGLRSSSTMMYGHVDSPRHWVGHLNVLRGIQDRTGGFTEFVPLPFVHQSSPLYLAGAARPGPTHRDNRAVHALARIMLHGRISQIQTSWVKLGVERTQVMLNGGANDLGGTLMEETISRMAGSEHGSAKTVEELTAIAEGIGRPARQRTTTYAPRAA from the coding sequence ATGTTGGGACACGCGGATGAAATTCGATCGTGGGGAAGTTACACGAAGGTGCCGCTGACTCCGGGCGAGGAGCCTACCGCTCTTCCTAATCCTGTGGTTTTGCCGAAGACCAGCGCCTCGGCGTTGCGGCGGGTGCTGCGCCGCGCCCGAGACGGCGTTGCGCTCAACGTCGATGAGGCCGCGGTCGCGATGACCGCGCGCGGCGAGGACCTCGCGGATCTGTGCGCCAGCGCCGCGCGGGTGCGCGACGCGGGGTTGGTGTCGGCCGGCCGGCGCGGCCCCGGCGGCGGGTTGCCGATCACCTATTCGCGCAAGGTGTTCATCCCGGTCACCCATTTGTGCCGCGACACCTGCCATTACTGCACCTTCGTCACGGTGCCGGGCAAGCTGCGCGCGCAGGGGTCGGGCATGTACCTCGAACCCGATGAGATCCTCGACATCGCCCGCCGCGGAGCCGAATTTGGTTGCAAGGAAGCACTTTTCACTCTCGGCGACCGGCCCGAGGATCGATGGCCGGAGGCGGGGCAGTGGCTCGGCGAACGGGGGTACGACTCCACGCTGTCCTACGTGCGGGCCATGGCCATCCGGGTGCTCGAAGAAACCGGGCTGCTGCCGCACCTGAACCCCGGCGTGATGAGTTGGTCGGAGATGGCCCGGCTGAAGCCGGTGGCGCCGTCGATGGGGATGATGCTCGAGACGACGTCGCGACGGCTGTTCGAGACGAAAGGCCTTGCGCACTACGGCAGCCCGGACAAAGACCCGGCGGTACGGCTGCGCACGCTCACCGATGCGGGCCGGCTGTCCATTCCGTTCACGACCGGCCTGCTGGTCGGCATCGGCGAGACGCTGACCGAACGTGCCGAGACCTTGCACGCGATCCGCAAGTCGCACAAGGAGTTCGGGCACGTCCAAGAGGTGATCGTGCAGAACTTCCGGGCCAAGGAACACACCGCGATGGCCGCCGTTCCCGACGCGGGGATCGAAGATTACCTGGCGACGGTGGCGGTCGCACGGTTGGTGCTGGGCCCCGGCATGCGCATCCAGGCGCCGCCCAACCTGGTCTCGGGCGACGAGTGCCTGGCGCTGGTGGGTGCCGGGGTCGACGACTGGGGCGGGGTGTCGCCGCTGACGCCCGATCACGTCAACCCGGAGCGGCCGTGGCCCGCGCTGGACGAGCTGGCCGAGCTGACCGCGCGGGCCGGATACGAACTGGTTCAGCGCTTGACCGCCCAGCCCAAGTACGTGCAGGCGGGGGCGGCGTGGATCGACCCGCGGGTGCGTGGACACGTGCTGGCGCTGGCCGACCCGGCGACCGGCCTGGCCCGCGACGTCAACCCGGTGGGCCTGCCCTGGCAGGAGCCCGACGACGTCGCGTCGGCCGGGCGCATCGACCTCAACGCCGCGATCGACACCGAGGGCCGCGCCACCGAGGCGCGCAGCGATCTGGACAGCGCCTTCGGCGACTGGGAATCGATCCGCGCGCACGTGCACGAGCTGACCGCGCGGGCCCCCGAGCGCATCGACACCGATGTGCTCGCCGCGCTGCGGGCCGCCGAGCGCGATCCCGCCGGCTGCACCGACGGTGAGTATCTGGCGCTGGCGACCGCCGACGGGCCGGCGCTGGAAGCCGTTGCCGCGCTGGCGGACTCACTGCGCCGCGACGTCGTGGGTGACGACGTGACGTTCGTGGTGAACCGCAACATCAACTTCACCAACATCTGCTACACCGGGTGCCGGTTCTGCGCGTTCGCTCAGCGCAAGGGCGACGCCGACGCGTACTCGTTGTCCACCGGGGAGGTGGCCGACCGCGCCTGGGAGGCGCACGTCGAGGGCGCCACCGAGGTCTGCATGCAGGGCGGCATCGACCCGGAGCTGCCGGTCACCGGCTACGCCGATCTGGTCCGCGCGGTCAAGGCGCGGGTGCCGTCGATGCACGTGCACGCCTTCTCGCCGATGGAGATCGCCAACGGCGTGACCAAGAGCGGGCTCAGCGTGCGCGAGTGGCTGATCAGCCTGCGCGAGGCCGGGCTGGACACCATCCCGGGCACCGCCGCGGAGATCCTCGACGACGAGGTGCGCTGGGTGCTGACCAAGGGCAAGCTGCCGACGTCGGAATGGATCGACATCGTGACCACCGCGCACGAGGTGGGCCTGCGGTCGTCGTCGACGATGATGTACGGGCACGTCGACAGCCCGCGGCACTGGGTCGGCCACCTCAACGTGCTGAGGGGCATTCAGGACCGCACCGGCGGGTTCACCGAGTTCGTGCCGCTGCCGTTCGTGCACCAGAGCTCACCGCTGTACCTGGCCGGCGCGGCCCGGCCCGGGCCCACCCACCGCGACAACCGTGCCGTGCACGCGTTGGCGCGAATCATGCTGCACGGCCGCATATCCCAGATCCAGACCAGTTGGGTCAAGCTGGGTGTCGAGCGCACACAGGTGATGCTCAACGGGGGGGCCAACGATCTGGGCGGCACGCTGATGGAGGAGACCATCTCGCGGATGGCCGGGTCGGAGCACGGGTCGGCCAAGACCGTCGAGGAGCTGACCGCGATCGCCGAGGGCATCGGGCGCCCGGCGCGCCAACGCACCACCACGTACGCGCCGCGGGCGGCTTAG
- a CDS encoding ABC transporter family substrate-binding protein, with product MPTRARRLFMTVGVVVSLSGLALAACTVNPPPAPQSTDTPHNSPPPPPRPTQIIMGIDSIGAGFNPHLLSDLSPVNAAISALVLPSAFRPVPDPGTPTGSRWEMDPTLLDSAEVTSQNPFTVTYKIRPEAQWTDNAPIAADDFWYLWRQMVSQPGVIDPAGYDLITGVQSLEGGKQAVVTFAQPYPSWKELFSNILPAHIVKDVPGGFASGLARALPVTGGQFRVESIDPQRDEILVARNDRYWGSPAKPALILFRRAGAPAALADSVRNGDTQVAQVHGGSAAFAQLSAIPDVRTARIVTPRVMQLTLRANEPKLADAQVRKAILGLLDVDLLAAVGAGSDNTVTLDQAQIRAPSDPGYEPTAPPAMTTPAALGLLEGSGYKVEGNSSASPAPTPANNGPPEVIRGRISKDGQQLSLVIGVAANDPTSVAVANTAADQLRNVGIAASVLALDPVTLYRDALNNNQVDAIIGWHQAGGSLATRLASRYGCPALQATQVPTSTGPTTTPSSPTTTAPATSATTPTSTPPSRPADPNALVQAPSNLTGICDRSVQSNIDAALNGTKNINDVITAVEPRLWNMSTVLPILQDTTIVAAGPSVQNVSLSGAVPVGIVGDAGQWIKTGP from the coding sequence ATGCCGACGCGTGCCCGCCGCTTGTTTATGACGGTCGGCGTGGTCGTCTCGCTGTCCGGACTGGCGCTCGCGGCGTGCACGGTCAACCCCCCGCCGGCGCCGCAGAGCACGGACACGCCGCACAACTCGCCGCCGCCGCCGCCGCGGCCGACGCAGATCATCATGGGCATCGACTCGATCGGCGCCGGCTTCAACCCGCACCTGCTGTCCGACCTGTCCCCGGTGAACGCGGCGATCAGCGCGCTGGTGCTGCCCAGCGCGTTCCGGCCGGTGCCCGACCCTGGCACGCCGACCGGTTCCCGCTGGGAAATGGACCCGACCCTGCTCGACTCCGCCGAGGTCACCAGCCAGAACCCGTTCACGGTGACCTACAAGATCCGGCCGGAGGCGCAGTGGACCGACAACGCCCCGATCGCCGCCGATGACTTCTGGTACCTGTGGCGGCAGATGGTCAGCCAGCCCGGCGTCATCGACCCGGCCGGCTACGACCTGATCACCGGCGTGCAGTCGCTCGAGGGCGGCAAGCAGGCGGTGGTCACCTTCGCCCAGCCGTATCCGTCGTGGAAAGAGCTGTTCAGCAACATCCTTCCGGCGCACATCGTCAAGGACGTGCCGGGCGGGTTCGCGTCCGGGCTGGCCCGGGCGCTGCCGGTCACCGGCGGCCAGTTCCGCGTGGAGAGCATCGATCCGCAGCGCGACGAGATCCTGGTGGCCCGCAACGACCGCTACTGGGGATCACCGGCCAAGCCCGCGCTCATCCTGTTCCGGCGCGCCGGAGCGCCTGCGGCGCTGGCCGATTCGGTCCGCAACGGCGACACCCAGGTGGCCCAGGTGCACGGCGGATCGGCGGCGTTCGCGCAGCTGTCCGCCATCCCCGACGTGCGCACCGCCCGGATCGTGACGCCCCGGGTCATGCAGCTGACGTTGCGGGCCAACGAGCCCAAGCTGGCCGACGCGCAGGTGCGCAAGGCGATCCTGGGGCTGCTCGACGTCGACCTGCTGGCGGCGGTGGGCGCGGGCAGCGACAACACGGTCACGCTCGACCAGGCCCAGATCCGCGCGCCCAGCGACCCGGGCTACGAACCGACCGCACCGCCCGCGATGACGACGCCGGCGGCGCTGGGGTTGTTGGAGGGATCCGGTTACAAGGTGGAGGGCAACTCGTCGGCGTCGCCGGCGCCGACCCCGGCGAACAACGGGCCGCCCGAAGTAATCCGCGGCCGGATCAGCAAGGACGGCCAACAGCTGTCGCTGGTCATCGGAGTGGCGGCCAACGACCCGACGTCGGTGGCCGTGGCCAACACCGCGGCCGACCAGTTGCGCAATGTGGGCATCGCCGCCAGCGTGCTCGCGCTGGACCCGGTGACGCTGTATCGGGACGCGCTGAACAACAACCAGGTGGACGCGATCATCGGCTGGCACCAGGCGGGCGGGAGCCTGGCGACGCGCCTGGCGTCGCGGTACGGCTGCCCGGCGCTGCAGGCGACGCAGGTACCGACGTCGACGGGGCCGACCACCACCCCGTCCTCGCCGACCACCACCGCGCCCGCCACCTCCGCCACGACACCGACCTCGACCCCGCCCAGCCGCCCGGCGGACCCCAACGCGCTGGTGCAGGCGCCGTCGAACCTCACCGGGATCTGCGATCGCAGCGTGCAGTCGAACATCGACGCCGCGCTCAACGGCACCAAGAACATCAACGACGTGATCACCGCGGTCGAGCCGCGACTGTGGAACATGTCGACCGTGCTGCCGATCCTGCAGGACACCACGATCGTGGCCGCGGGCCCCAGCGTGCAGAACGTCAGCCTCTCGGGTGCAGTGCCGGTCGGGATCGTCGGCGACGCCGGCCAATGGATCAAGACCGGGCCCTGA